From a region of the Syngnathus scovelli strain Florida chromosome 19, RoL_Ssco_1.2, whole genome shotgun sequence genome:
- the ubp1 gene encoding upstream-binding protein 1 isoform X1 has protein sequence MFGPPNWANLNSLQGERPPPRDSMLFWQPCTENFRTLLQQRRDGNHRRDVLALPIFKQEDSSLPSESESKNPPFQYVLCAATSPAVKLHDETLTYLNQGQSYEVRMLDNRNPGELPELTNKMVKSTVRVVFHDRRLQYTEHQQLEGWKWNRPGDRLLDIDIPMSVGIVEPKTHPSQLNAAEFLWDLNKRASVFVQVHCISTEFTPRKHGGEKGVPFRIQIDTFAPGDASDYAEHLHSASCQIKVFKPKGADRKQKTDREKMEKRSAQEKEKYQPSYDTTILSEQTRLEPIIEEAGDHELKKSSKRTLPADCGDSLAKRGSCSPWPDSAYVAPNPNQAPTPSFTSTPLSTYASSTTNTSSLPDSDSSSPNHQAEPGSYAGTEQLSPAASIQDTQKWLLKNRFNSCARLFTHFSGSDLLKLTRDDLVQICGPADGIRLFYALKSKSVRPRLTVYVCQESPQHSPLLERHATSQNGEQGTSPSLHVYHALYLEELTAGELIRKMAAVCCLPLGTINQVYRQGPTGIHILLSDQMVCNLTDESCFVISTVKDEQGEGLHLILK, from the exons ATGTTCGGACCTCCAAACTGGGCCAACTTGAATTCGCTACAGGGTGAGAGGCCACCACCGCGGGACTCGATGCTATTCTGGCAGCCCTGCACCGAGAACTTCCGCACGCTGCTGCAGCAGCGACGCGACGGAAACCACCGACG TGATGTGCTGGCCCTGCCCATCTTCAAACAGGAGGACTCCAGCCTCCCCTCGGAGAGCGAGAGCAAGAACCCCCCATTCCAGTATGTCCTGTGCGCCGCCACCTCGCCCGCCGTCAAGCTGCACGACGAGACGCTCACGTACCTCAACCAAG GCCAGTCTTACGAGGTGCGCATGTTAGACAACAGGAATCCCGGTGAGTTACCGGAACTCACCAACAAGATGGTGAAG aGCACAGTGCGTGTGGTGTTCCACGACCGGCGGCTTCAGTACACGGAACACCAGCAGCTGGAGGGATGGAAGTGGAATCGTCCCGGCGACCGTTTACTGGATATCG atatTCCCATGTCGGTGGGCATCGTGGAGCCCAAGACGCATCCCTCCCAGCTCAACGCCGCAGAGTTCCTGTGGGACTTGAACAAGAGGGCGTCCGTCTTTGTGCAG GTTCACTGCATCAGCACCGAGTTCACGCCGCGCAAGCACGGGGGCGAGAAGGGCGTCCCCTTCAGGATCCAGATTGATACCTTTGCGCCGGGGGACGCCAGCGACTACGCTGAGCACCTCCACTCGGCCTCCTGCCAAATCAAAGTCTTCAAG CCAAAAGGGGCAGATCGCAAGCAGAAGACGGACCGCGAGAAGATGGAGAAGCGCAGCGCTCAGGAGAAGGAGAAGTACCAGCCTTCCTACGATACCACTATCCTGTCCGAG CAGACGCGGCTGGAGCCCATCATCGAGGAAGCGGGCGACCACGAGCTGAAGAAGTCCAGCAAGCGGACGCTCCCGGCCGACTGCGGCGACTCCTTGGCCAAGAGAGGCAGC TGTTCGCCGTGGCCGGACAGCGCCTACGTGGCCCCCAACCCCAACCAGGCACCTACTCCCTCCTTCACGTCCACGCCTCTCTCAACCTACGCCTCCAGCACCACCAACACCTCCTCGCTACCCGACAG tgactcgtcctcgcccaatCACCAGGCGGAACCCGGCAGCTATGCCGGAACAGAG CAGTTGAGTCCCGCCGCATCCATTCAGGACACGCAAAAATGGCTGCTGAAAAACCGATTCAACTCCTGCGCGCGACTCTTCACTCACTTCTCAG GTTCTGATTTGTTAAAGCTAACCCGGGACGACCTGGTCCAGATTTGCGGTCCTGCGGACGGAATTCGACTCTTCTACGCCCTCAAATCAAA GTCCGTGCGTCCCCGGCTGACTGTGTACGTGTGTCAGGAATCCCCTCAGCACAGCCCCCTGCTGGAGAGACACGCCACCAGCCAAAATGGCGAACAAGGCACCTCGCCCAGTTTACACG TGTACCACGCTCTGTACCTGGAGGAGCTGACGGCGGGCGAGCTGATCCGCAAGATGGCCGCCGTGTGCTGCCTCCCGCTGGGGACCATAAACCAGGTCTACAGACAAGGACCCACCGGCATCCACATCCTGCTCAGTGACCAG
- the ubp1 gene encoding upstream-binding protein 1 isoform X2, whose protein sequence is MAWVLKIDESGLVHDFDASLSGIGQELGAAAYSMSDVLALPIFKQEDSSLPSESESKNPPFQYVLCAATSPAVKLHDETLTYLNQGQSYEVRMLDNRNPGELPELTNKMVKSTVRVVFHDRRLQYTEHQQLEGWKWNRPGDRLLDIDIPMSVGIVEPKTHPSQLNAAEFLWDLNKRASVFVQVHCISTEFTPRKHGGEKGVPFRIQIDTFAPGDASDYAEHLHSASCQIKVFKPKGADRKQKTDREKMEKRSAQEKEKYQPSYDTTILSETRLEPIIEEAGDHELKKSSKRTLPADCGDSLAKRGSCSPWPDSAYVAPNPNQAPTPSFTSTPLSTYASSTTNTSSLPDSDSSSPNHQAEPGSYAGTEQLSPAASIQDTQKWLLKNRFNSCARLFTHFSGSDLLKLTRDDLVQICGPADGIRLFYALKSKSVRPRLTVYVCQESPQHSPLLERHATSQNGEQGTSPSLHVYHALYLEELTAGELIRKMAAVCCLPLGTINQVYRQGPTGIHILLSDQMVCNLTDESCFVISTVKDEQGEGLHLILK, encoded by the exons ATGGCCTGGGTACTCAAGATCGACGAGTCGGGGCTGGTGCACGACTTCGACGCCAGCCTCTCTGGCATCGGCCAGGAGCTGGGGGCTGCAGCCTACAGCATGAG TGATGTGCTGGCCCTGCCCATCTTCAAACAGGAGGACTCCAGCCTCCCCTCGGAGAGCGAGAGCAAGAACCCCCCATTCCAGTATGTCCTGTGCGCCGCCACCTCGCCCGCCGTCAAGCTGCACGACGAGACGCTCACGTACCTCAACCAAG GCCAGTCTTACGAGGTGCGCATGTTAGACAACAGGAATCCCGGTGAGTTACCGGAACTCACCAACAAGATGGTGAAG aGCACAGTGCGTGTGGTGTTCCACGACCGGCGGCTTCAGTACACGGAACACCAGCAGCTGGAGGGATGGAAGTGGAATCGTCCCGGCGACCGTTTACTGGATATCG atatTCCCATGTCGGTGGGCATCGTGGAGCCCAAGACGCATCCCTCCCAGCTCAACGCCGCAGAGTTCCTGTGGGACTTGAACAAGAGGGCGTCCGTCTTTGTGCAG GTTCACTGCATCAGCACCGAGTTCACGCCGCGCAAGCACGGGGGCGAGAAGGGCGTCCCCTTCAGGATCCAGATTGATACCTTTGCGCCGGGGGACGCCAGCGACTACGCTGAGCACCTCCACTCGGCCTCCTGCCAAATCAAAGTCTTCAAG CCAAAAGGGGCAGATCGCAAGCAGAAGACGGACCGCGAGAAGATGGAGAAGCGCAGCGCTCAGGAGAAGGAGAAGTACCAGCCTTCCTACGATACCACTATCCTGTCCGAG ACGCGGCTGGAGCCCATCATCGAGGAAGCGGGCGACCACGAGCTGAAGAAGTCCAGCAAGCGGACGCTCCCGGCCGACTGCGGCGACTCCTTGGCCAAGAGAGGCAGC TGTTCGCCGTGGCCGGACAGCGCCTACGTGGCCCCCAACCCCAACCAGGCACCTACTCCCTCCTTCACGTCCACGCCTCTCTCAACCTACGCCTCCAGCACCACCAACACCTCCTCGCTACCCGACAG tgactcgtcctcgcccaatCACCAGGCGGAACCCGGCAGCTATGCCGGAACAGAG CAGTTGAGTCCCGCCGCATCCATTCAGGACACGCAAAAATGGCTGCTGAAAAACCGATTCAACTCCTGCGCGCGACTCTTCACTCACTTCTCAG GTTCTGATTTGTTAAAGCTAACCCGGGACGACCTGGTCCAGATTTGCGGTCCTGCGGACGGAATTCGACTCTTCTACGCCCTCAAATCAAA GTCCGTGCGTCCCCGGCTGACTGTGTACGTGTGTCAGGAATCCCCTCAGCACAGCCCCCTGCTGGAGAGACACGCCACCAGCCAAAATGGCGAACAAGGCACCTCGCCCAGTTTACACG TGTACCACGCTCTGTACCTGGAGGAGCTGACGGCGGGCGAGCTGATCCGCAAGATGGCCGCCGTGTGCTGCCTCCCGCTGGGGACCATAAACCAGGTCTACAGACAAGGACCCACCGGCATCCACATCCTGCTCAGTGACCAG